The sequence TGCTTGGACCAACTTCTTATTATTTCAGATCTGGAGATGATGGCAATGGTGATTTTAATATACCAGATGCATGCGCAGATGTTAATACAGATAATTTCAAATTAATTTTTTCAAAATATATGGATACAAATACAACTTTAAATGCAGTTCGTCTGCGTCGTATGTCTCCGCCTTCCACAATTGTCCAATTATCTTCCTGGGTCTGGCGTGATTGCCAAGCAACATTTCCATTCGGTTGTAGAGTCTTAGAATTAGCTTTTGCGGAACAAGAGGCTTCCTGTAACGATTCATTATTCGGAAATGCTTTAACTTCTGGTGATTTCAATTTGATGCGATCAGATAATGCTCCGGCTGGTTTTCCGTTTTATATGATAACTGTTGATACATCAGCAAAAGATACGATGGGCGCATCATTACAATCAAATTTTAATTTTACTATGGAGGCCAAATGAGGTTGTTTTTAGCAATCGTTGGACTTTTTGTCTTTTTATCCTGCAAAACTCCTAAAGATAGTGTGGATTTTGGAATTAATCCCGAACAAGGGAATAAAAAAGTTCTTTTAGGTGATTTTAGACAAAAAACTAACATACATTCAATGAACTTAGGAAAGATCGCAAAAGATATTGCCTTGATCGAATTGATGAAAATAGGGTATCGCGTTGAGGTTTTTGAAATACCTCATGATCCCATTTTTTTGAAAAAAGAAGAAAGCAAATCCACACTTAAAAATATGATTTTTAAGGCTGCGGGCGAACAAAATGAAAGAACGATATCTTCTGAAGTGTTTGATTCGAGTTTTATCGCTGAATTGAGTAAAGATAAAAATTTTGATTACTTTATACAAGGAAAAATGCATATTTATAAGGATGAGTTTAAATCAAATGCGCCTACGGAAATTATTGTATATATTACATTATCAAGTTCCGAAGGTAAACTGATTGCTGCGATATCTTCAAAAGTAAAATCTTCTCACGAAATTAACTCAGAAGATATTAATGAAGCTGTTTCAAATGTAATCAAAAAAGTACCGCAGGTAATCAATAAATGAAATATATATATTTATTCCTCTTTTTACTAGCGATTGGGTGTGGTAATTCTCAAGAAATAAATCTTCAAAAATATGTTTTAGCAAAAGGATATTTTTTTAAAGGAGACTTAAATAACTCAGAAAAGATATTTAAAGAAATATATGAAGACGATTCTGAGTTTGAAGATGTAGATTTACATTTAATCAAAATAGAATTCTACCGCGGAAATTTTCCAGAAAGTTTGGAACTAATTGAATCGACATTAGAAAGAGGAAGGTGGAACCAACAGGCCCTAGCTTTCAAGACTCGAATTTATCTGTTAAATCCAGAGAAGAAGGATGAACTTTTACCGTTGGTCGAAAAACTTCTAAAATTAGATTCCTCCAATATTGATGCTTTGTTGTTGGCTGGTAAAGTGTATACGATTCATAATAAGATTTCGGATGCAATTATTGTATACAATAGAGTGATATCGGAAACCGACCGAATACGGTCTGCTCATTTGGAGTTGAGCAAAATATATAAAAACTTAGGTATTAAAGAAAATGCAGAAATGCATGAAAATAGTGCTAAAAGGTATTCAGATTTTACTCCAAACGAGGCTAAGCCTATTAAAGAAGCTGTATTAAACAAAATTAAAAGTAAGAGGAAATAAGAAATGGTAAATAAAATAAAAAGTCTGTATTATCGGTATAAGGGAATTGTGTGGCCAACTCAACCAATGGAGAGTGGTGAAGTAAGTGATTTGCATAAAAATGCACTGAGAGATTTACTGCTAGTATCAGGAATTTATTTAATTCTATATTTTTTCTTCTTTATAGTAAAGTATTCAACTTACCAAAAATATAATAATCAAGTTGTTGCTGACCTGAATGCAAAAAATGCAAGTGGGATACTTCATTTTTTAAATACTTATCCAGGCAACGTGATTTATATCTTTATTTCCCTAATCATATTTTCAGTTATGATGGTTTTGGTTTCTTATTTACTGTCTTTCCTCTTGGAAACAGAAAAACGGAAATTCGCTATTCATTCTGCAATAACCTTACGATCTGTTGCTACTGCTTTTTCCGTGTTTCCTATTGTGTTAATTGTAAATAGTGTTTTTCCGATTAATGAATCATCTGGACGATTTGCATCATCATTACTTGTTTCTTCTTGGATAATTTTAGCGGGAGCTTCCTATATACTCTCTGTTAGAAGTTATATGATTGATAATGCAAGTATGTATGGTCAACCGAAAAGAAGAAGTGCTATCGTTTGGACGATACCTTTTTATACCGTTCTGAACTTTATGTTTGGAGTAATTTTTAATTAAAAATGAAATCAATTTACGAATTCTTAAAAAGTATACCATTTTTTAGCAAATTTGTCATAAGCGGACTAATGTATTTATTGGTAATGGTTGCTTATTCAAATTTAACATGGCAAGACTTTAGGGCAAGAATTCCCGCTATAAGTAAAATACTTTATTCAAAAAAACTTTCTATTTCTTACCAAATAGAACATTACAAAAACACCAATAATGACGAAAAAACAGAAGATATTGAAAAAGATGGAGCAATATTTGTATCAGTCGTTGCGCTAAAAGAATCTGAATATTATCCAAAAATTCAGAACACTGCGATACTTGAGCCGATACAATCTACTGACATTTATTCAAAAGTCAGTGGAAGGATTGAAAAGATTTTTGTTCAGGAAGGTGATAAAGTTAAGTTAAACTCTAAGTTGTTGAAGTTAGATAGTTTAACCTATGAACTGGATCTTATAAAACAAAAAGCAGCAGTAGAAACTTCGAAAGCTCAATTCCGACTAGTGAAGGAAAAACTTGTCAATGCGGAGCGTATGGTTGAAGTAAAATGGTATGAAATTGAAAAAAGAAAATTATCAGTTCAAAAAACAAAATCTGAATTAAACCGCATTCAAGAAATTTATAATAAGAAAAAGGAATTATTTGAAAATAACGTTATCACTCAAGAAGAGTTAGAAAATATCAACTTAGAATTACGGAACAGGACAATTGCCCATGAGACTGCCGAACGAGATTTTGAAGCAATTTCACTTGGTATGCGTGATGAAGATATCACGAATGATGGGCATCCCATACCCGCAAAGTTTTCAGATAAATTGAAATTACTGAAAAAAATTAATACCAAAATAGAACGCTCCGAAATTGAAGTAGCAGAAAAAAATATAGAAGTAGCAGAGGCGAACATCAAAGCTTCTGAAATGTTAATTAAAGAAGCAACGGTTTCTTCACCTATTGAAGGGTTGGTCTCGAAGATAAATCGGTCAGAAGGGGAGTTAGTAAATTCTGGCACAGGGATGTCCAGTCCCATTATGACAATTATAGATGTTCGTAAATTGCTTGTTATCCTTGCGGTGAATGAAAAGGATATTAGAAGATATCGGGTTGGACAAGATAACTACATTACTGTCGATTCAATGCCTGATAAGAAATATACGGGAAAAATCAAAAGAATTAATCCTGCAATTGATCCCAAAACTCATACATCAGAAATCAAAATTGAACTTACTAATTTAGATAATATCTTGCGACCAGGTATGTTTGTTAGGTCAGAGACTGTTATTGGAGATGTTAAAAAGGGTATTCAAATACCGTTAAATTCCTTAATACCGAAAGACGAAAAATCCGGTTATGTCTTTGTTGCGAAAGATTCAAAAGCATATAGGTTAGAAGTTGAATTAGATGAAAAATTGGAAGATATAGCGATAATTAAAAAAGGTCTTAAAGAAGGGGATTTAATTATCACTTCCAATTTAAACAAATTGTTTGATGGCGCTCAAGTAAACTTTTCATCTATTTAAAAGAATGATCCGTACACTAATTACTGCTTTACTTCATAAACCAATTGCAGTATTTATGTCTGCTGGTTTGGTTTTGATTTTTGGTGTTATATCCTTTCAGCAGATCAAATTTGCCTTACTTCCAAATATTGAATATCCTAGATTAACTATCTTAACAAAGTTCGAAAACTCCTCAGCAGTTGAAGTTGAGAATTTAGTAACAAAATATTTAACTGATTCCTTAAATACTGTTCCGAGAATAGAACAGATTGAATCCGATTCATACCAAGGTCTCTCGATTGTCAGAATTCGATTTAAGTATGGAACTGATCTAGCAATTTCAACTCTTGAAGTTCGAGAGAAATTAGATCAAATTCGAGATTTATTGCCTAGAGATGCCTCAAGACCGTTAATAACCCGTTTTAATCCAGGCGAGAGCCCTTTTATGCAAATTGCATTTACTTTTAAAAATGCCGAGGATGAAAGGAAATTACGACCATATTTAGAAGAAAATGTATTATTTTATTTTGAAAGAATCGAAGGGGTCGCAAGTGTACAAGTTTCTGGTGGTTATAAAAAGGAAATTTTAGTAGAAATTGATCCTGAAAGGATGAACTTCTATCGCACGACCATTGATGAAATTAAACACAAAATAATTAGCCAAAACAAAAACA is a genomic window of Leptospira noumeaensis containing:
- a CDS encoding tetratricopeptide repeat protein, with product MKYIYLFLFLLAIGCGNSQEINLQKYVLAKGYFFKGDLNNSEKIFKEIYEDDSEFEDVDLHLIKIEFYRGNFPESLELIESTLERGRWNQQALAFKTRIYLLNPEKKDELLPLVEKLLKLDSSNIDALLLAGKVYTIHNKISDAIIVYNRVISETDRIRSAHLELSKIYKNLGIKENAEMHENSAKRYSDFTPNEAKPIKEAVLNKIKSKRK
- a CDS encoding efflux RND transporter periplasmic adaptor subunit, which produces MKSIYEFLKSIPFFSKFVISGLMYLLVMVAYSNLTWQDFRARIPAISKILYSKKLSISYQIEHYKNTNNDEKTEDIEKDGAIFVSVVALKESEYYPKIQNTAILEPIQSTDIYSKVSGRIEKIFVQEGDKVKLNSKLLKLDSLTYELDLIKQKAAVETSKAQFRLVKEKLVNAERMVEVKWYEIEKRKLSVQKTKSELNRIQEIYNKKKELFENNVITQEELENINLELRNRTIAHETAERDFEAISLGMRDEDITNDGHPIPAKFSDKLKLLKKINTKIERSEIEVAEKNIEVAEANIKASEMLIKEATVSSPIEGLVSKINRSEGELVNSGTGMSSPIMTIIDVRKLLVILAVNEKDIRRYRVGQDNYITVDSMPDKKYTGKIKRINPAIDPKTHTSEIKIELTNLDNILRPGMFVRSETVIGDVKKGIQIPLNSLIPKDEKSGYVFVAKDSKAYRLEVELDEKLEDIAIIKKGLKEGDLIITSNLNKLFDGAQVNFSSI